Proteins from one Oncorhynchus tshawytscha isolate Ot180627B linkage group LG16, Otsh_v2.0, whole genome shotgun sequence genomic window:
- the LOC112216256 gene encoding transcription factor CP2 isoform X2, producing MAWALKLPLTDEVIESGLVQDFDASLSGIGQELGAGAYSMSDVLALPIFKQEESNLPPDSENKILPFQYVLCAATSPAIKLHDETLTYLNQGQSYEIRMLDNRKLGELPEITGKMVKSIIRVVFHDRRLQYTEHQQLEGWRWNRPGDRILDLDIPMSVGMVDPRANPTQLNTVEFLWDPSKRTSVFIQVHCISTEFTMRKHGGEKGVPFRIQIDTFKENDGEEYTEHQHSASCQVKVFKPKGADRKQKTDREKMEKRAPQEKEKYQPSYETTILTECSPWPEVTYVNNSPSPGFNSTHNSFPVAEGNGSPGHQPEPVVQVADLSSHLLTRDSESVHQNLLPAATPQDAQQWLHRNRFSPFCRLFTNFSGADLLKLTREDVIQICGPADGIRLFNALKGRVVRPRLTVYVCQESQQAREQQQKHENGDTASSTFFVYHAIYLEDLTAVELTEKIAQLFNISPRQISQIFKQGPTGIHVLVSDEMIQNFQDEVCFVLDTMKAETNDGYHIILK from the exons ATGGCTTGGGCTCTGAAGTTGCCGCTCACTGATGAGGTGATTGAGTCAGGCCTGGTCCAGGACTTTGATGCCAGTCTCTCTGGCATTGGACAGGAGCTTGGAGCTGGGGCATACAGTATGAG CGATGTGCTGGCCCTACCCATCTTTAAGCAGGAGGAGTCCAACCTGCCGCCTGACAGTGAGAACAAGATTCTTCCTTTCCAGTATGTTCTGTGTGCAGCAACCTCGCCTGCCATCAAACTGCACGATGAAACACTTACCTACCTCAACCAAG GACAGTCTTATGAAATTCGAATGCTTGACAATCGGAAATTGGGGGAACTCCCAGAAATCACTGGCAAAATGGTGAAG AGCATCATCCGAGTGGTCTTCCATGACCGGCGTCTTCAGTACACAGAGCACCAGCAGCTGGAGGGCTGGCGCTGGAACAGGCCTGGAGACCGCATCCTCGACCTGG ATATCCCCATGTCAGTTGGCATGGTCGACCCCAGGGCTAACCCTACTCAGCTTAACACGGTGGAGTTCCTGTGGGACCCATCAAAAAGAACCTCTGTTTTTATCCAG GTTCACTGCATCAGCACAGAGTTCACCATGCGGAAGCATGGGGGAGAAAAGGGCGTGCCTTTTCGCATTCAGATTGACACTTTCAAAGAGAATGATGGCGAAGAGTATACAGAGCATCAGCATTCTGCCAGCTGTCAGGTCAAAGTCTTCAAG CCTAAAGGTGCAGACAGGAAGCAGAAGACGgacagagagaagatggagaagagGGCGCCTCAGGAGAAGGAGAAATACCAGCCATCCTATGAAACCACCATCCTAACAGAG TGCTCTCCCTGGCCAGAGGTCACCTATGTCAATAACTCTCCATCGCCTGGCTTCAACAGCACACACAACAGTTTTCCAGTGGCAGAGGG AAATGGATCCCCCGGTCACCAGCCAGAGCCAGTTGTTCAGGTGGCAGAT TTGTCGTCCCATCTGCTTACAAGAGACAGTGAAAGTGTCCATCAG AACCTGTTACCTGCGGCAACACCACAGGATGCTCAGCAGTGGCTACATAGAAACCGCTTTTCACCGTTCTGTCGGCTCTTTACTAATTTCTCAG GGGCAGATCTGTTGAAGCTGACCAGGGAAGATGTCATTCAGATCTGTGGGCCAGCAGATGGTATTAGGCTCTTCAACGCACTGAAAGGCCG agtGGTACGTCCCAGGCTGACGGTGTATGTGTGCCAGGAGTCCCAGCAGGCTCGGGAACAGCAGCAGAAACATGAGAACGGAGACACAGCTAGCAGCACTTtcttcg TGTACCATGCCATCTACCTGGAGGACTTGACAGCAGTTGAGCTGACAGAGAAGATCGCTCAGCTATTCAACATCTCACCCAGACAGATCAGTCAGATCTTTAAACAGGGACCCACTGGTATACATGTCCTGGTCAGTGACGAG ATGATTCAAAACTTCCAGGATGAAGTATGTTTTGTTTTGGACACAATGAAAG CCGAGACGAATGACGGCTACCACATCATCCTGAAATGA
- the LOC112216256 gene encoding transcription factor CP2 isoform X1, with protein MAWALKLPLTDEVIESGLVQDFDASLSGIGQELGAGAYSMSDVLALPIFKQEESNLPPDSENKILPFQYVLCAATSPAIKLHDETLTYLNQGQSYEIRMLDNRKLGELPEITGKMVKSIIRVVFHDRRLQYTEHQQLEGWRWNRPGDRILDLDIPMSVGMVDPRANPTQLNTVEFLWDPSKRTSVFIQVHCISTEFTMRKHGGEKGVPFRIQIDTFKENDGEEYTEHQHSASCQVKVFKPKGADRKQKTDREKMEKRAPQEKEKYQPSYETTILTECSPWPEVTYVNNSPSPGFNSTHNSFPVAEGNGSPGHQPEPVVQVADIESCLTDTILSSHLLTRDSESVHQNLLPAATPQDAQQWLHRNRFSPFCRLFTNFSGADLLKLTREDVIQICGPADGIRLFNALKGRVVRPRLTVYVCQESQQAREQQQKHENGDTASSTFFVYHAIYLEDLTAVELTEKIAQLFNISPRQISQIFKQGPTGIHVLVSDEMIQNFQDEVCFVLDTMKAETNDGYHIILK; from the exons ATGGCTTGGGCTCTGAAGTTGCCGCTCACTGATGAGGTGATTGAGTCAGGCCTGGTCCAGGACTTTGATGCCAGTCTCTCTGGCATTGGACAGGAGCTTGGAGCTGGGGCATACAGTATGAG CGATGTGCTGGCCCTACCCATCTTTAAGCAGGAGGAGTCCAACCTGCCGCCTGACAGTGAGAACAAGATTCTTCCTTTCCAGTATGTTCTGTGTGCAGCAACCTCGCCTGCCATCAAACTGCACGATGAAACACTTACCTACCTCAACCAAG GACAGTCTTATGAAATTCGAATGCTTGACAATCGGAAATTGGGGGAACTCCCAGAAATCACTGGCAAAATGGTGAAG AGCATCATCCGAGTGGTCTTCCATGACCGGCGTCTTCAGTACACAGAGCACCAGCAGCTGGAGGGCTGGCGCTGGAACAGGCCTGGAGACCGCATCCTCGACCTGG ATATCCCCATGTCAGTTGGCATGGTCGACCCCAGGGCTAACCCTACTCAGCTTAACACGGTGGAGTTCCTGTGGGACCCATCAAAAAGAACCTCTGTTTTTATCCAG GTTCACTGCATCAGCACAGAGTTCACCATGCGGAAGCATGGGGGAGAAAAGGGCGTGCCTTTTCGCATTCAGATTGACACTTTCAAAGAGAATGATGGCGAAGAGTATACAGAGCATCAGCATTCTGCCAGCTGTCAGGTCAAAGTCTTCAAG CCTAAAGGTGCAGACAGGAAGCAGAAGACGgacagagagaagatggagaagagGGCGCCTCAGGAGAAGGAGAAATACCAGCCATCCTATGAAACCACCATCCTAACAGAG TGCTCTCCCTGGCCAGAGGTCACCTATGTCAATAACTCTCCATCGCCTGGCTTCAACAGCACACACAACAGTTTTCCAGTGGCAGAGGG AAATGGATCCCCCGGTCACCAGCCAGAGCCAGTTGTTCAGGTGGCAGAT ATTGAAAGCTGTCTGACTGATACGATT TTGTCGTCCCATCTGCTTACAAGAGACAGTGAAAGTGTCCATCAG AACCTGTTACCTGCGGCAACACCACAGGATGCTCAGCAGTGGCTACATAGAAACCGCTTTTCACCGTTCTGTCGGCTCTTTACTAATTTCTCAG GGGCAGATCTGTTGAAGCTGACCAGGGAAGATGTCATTCAGATCTGTGGGCCAGCAGATGGTATTAGGCTCTTCAACGCACTGAAAGGCCG agtGGTACGTCCCAGGCTGACGGTGTATGTGTGCCAGGAGTCCCAGCAGGCTCGGGAACAGCAGCAGAAACATGAGAACGGAGACACAGCTAGCAGCACTTtcttcg TGTACCATGCCATCTACCTGGAGGACTTGACAGCAGTTGAGCTGACAGAGAAGATCGCTCAGCTATTCAACATCTCACCCAGACAGATCAGTCAGATCTTTAAACAGGGACCCACTGGTATACATGTCCTGGTCAGTGACGAG ATGATTCAAAACTTCCAGGATGAAGTATGTTTTGTTTTGGACACAATGAAAG CCGAGACGAATGACGGCTACCACATCATCCTGAAATGA
- the LOC112216256 gene encoding transcription factor CP2 isoform X3, with amino-acid sequence MAWALKLPLTDEVIESGLVQDFDASLSGIGQELGAGAYSMSDVLALPIFKQEESNLPPDSENKILPFQYVLCAATSPAIKLHDETLTYLNQGQSYEIRMLDNRKLGELPEITGKMVKSIIRVVFHDRRLQYTEHQQLEGWRWNRPGDRILDLDIPMSVGMVDPRANPTQLNTVEFLWDPSKRTSVFIQVHCISTEFTMRKHGGEKGVPFRIQIDTFKENDGEEYTEHQHSASCQVKVFKPKGADRKQKTDREKMEKRAPQEKEKYQPSYETTILTECSPWPEVTYVNNSPSPGFNSTHNSFPVAEGNGSPGHQPEPVVQVADNLLPAATPQDAQQWLHRNRFSPFCRLFTNFSGADLLKLTREDVIQICGPADGIRLFNALKGRVVRPRLTVYVCQESQQAREQQQKHENGDTASSTFFVYHAIYLEDLTAVELTEKIAQLFNISPRQISQIFKQGPTGIHVLVSDEMIQNFQDEVCFVLDTMKAETNDGYHIILK; translated from the exons ATGGCTTGGGCTCTGAAGTTGCCGCTCACTGATGAGGTGATTGAGTCAGGCCTGGTCCAGGACTTTGATGCCAGTCTCTCTGGCATTGGACAGGAGCTTGGAGCTGGGGCATACAGTATGAG CGATGTGCTGGCCCTACCCATCTTTAAGCAGGAGGAGTCCAACCTGCCGCCTGACAGTGAGAACAAGATTCTTCCTTTCCAGTATGTTCTGTGTGCAGCAACCTCGCCTGCCATCAAACTGCACGATGAAACACTTACCTACCTCAACCAAG GACAGTCTTATGAAATTCGAATGCTTGACAATCGGAAATTGGGGGAACTCCCAGAAATCACTGGCAAAATGGTGAAG AGCATCATCCGAGTGGTCTTCCATGACCGGCGTCTTCAGTACACAGAGCACCAGCAGCTGGAGGGCTGGCGCTGGAACAGGCCTGGAGACCGCATCCTCGACCTGG ATATCCCCATGTCAGTTGGCATGGTCGACCCCAGGGCTAACCCTACTCAGCTTAACACGGTGGAGTTCCTGTGGGACCCATCAAAAAGAACCTCTGTTTTTATCCAG GTTCACTGCATCAGCACAGAGTTCACCATGCGGAAGCATGGGGGAGAAAAGGGCGTGCCTTTTCGCATTCAGATTGACACTTTCAAAGAGAATGATGGCGAAGAGTATACAGAGCATCAGCATTCTGCCAGCTGTCAGGTCAAAGTCTTCAAG CCTAAAGGTGCAGACAGGAAGCAGAAGACGgacagagagaagatggagaagagGGCGCCTCAGGAGAAGGAGAAATACCAGCCATCCTATGAAACCACCATCCTAACAGAG TGCTCTCCCTGGCCAGAGGTCACCTATGTCAATAACTCTCCATCGCCTGGCTTCAACAGCACACACAACAGTTTTCCAGTGGCAGAGGG AAATGGATCCCCCGGTCACCAGCCAGAGCCAGTTGTTCAGGTGGCAGAT AACCTGTTACCTGCGGCAACACCACAGGATGCTCAGCAGTGGCTACATAGAAACCGCTTTTCACCGTTCTGTCGGCTCTTTACTAATTTCTCAG GGGCAGATCTGTTGAAGCTGACCAGGGAAGATGTCATTCAGATCTGTGGGCCAGCAGATGGTATTAGGCTCTTCAACGCACTGAAAGGCCG agtGGTACGTCCCAGGCTGACGGTGTATGTGTGCCAGGAGTCCCAGCAGGCTCGGGAACAGCAGCAGAAACATGAGAACGGAGACACAGCTAGCAGCACTTtcttcg TGTACCATGCCATCTACCTGGAGGACTTGACAGCAGTTGAGCTGACAGAGAAGATCGCTCAGCTATTCAACATCTCACCCAGACAGATCAGTCAGATCTTTAAACAGGGACCCACTGGTATACATGTCCTGGTCAGTGACGAG ATGATTCAAAACTTCCAGGATGAAGTATGTTTTGTTTTGGACACAATGAAAG CCGAGACGAATGACGGCTACCACATCATCCTGAAATGA